The genomic stretch AGGATGTCTGGACTGGAGCAAgtagggggatgggggggaggggaggtgttgCTAGAGGCAAGCAGGGAACAGATTCTGCACAGCCTTGTGGGCTGGAGTCAAGAGTCAAGATTTTATTCTCAGAGCTATGAGAAGCCAATGGAGGGTTTTCTGTAGAGGTAGTACACGGTCTGATTTTCTGTGGATACTCCAGCTTTGGGGTGGGGTGTATGTGCCTTCAAAACAGAATCAGGAACCGCCACCTCAGAATTTGGTATGACCCGTTGACATGCTCAGAGCCAACATAGTCCCTGGTTCAGCCCTTTGGATAACATTCCTCCTGCCTTCCTTTACCTGTAACCCCTTCATTTGTAGAACAGTATTTTTCAATGCCAATGCcatgcttgtttttaaaaaatgagggctCTAAACCCAAGGAACAGGTACACTAGGTGAGAGAGGTATAGTATAACCCAAGGGGAATGTTTGAGTATCTCTATTGTGACTGACCCCATGCTGGGCACTGGAGACTCAGAAGTAACCAAGAAAAACccagtccctgccctcctggagctgggGACCATCGCAGCCCTATTGTGAGAAGTGAAGGAGACTGTGGGAGCCCAGAGGCTCAGGGACATGTATTAGTCAGAGTCTTTAGGTAGCAAGTAACAGGAACTCAGCTTCCCTGGGTTAGACATAAAAAGTGGACATTGTTGGCTCAAAAATCTGGGAAGCAGACAATTAAGGGTAAAGCTACAAGGAATTTGGCCTTAGAGAATTGAGTCTGGAGCCCAGACTGGGCTCCAGACTCAATTCCACTCAGATACTTTTCTcactcatttctcttctcttgtttctCCCAGCTCAGATTCATCCTTTTCAacaacaggtgtgtgtgtggggggaaacGGCCATTTACTTATAACTTTGATGCTTCCAGCACCATAGCCCAAAGGTAAAATGGCAAAACCTCCTTCaatcctaaatgagaaaaaaatcagggacGGGCTCTGATTGGCTTGACTGGAGTCATGTGCAGCCCCTGCACTGACTGTAGTATCCAAGGCAATGTAATGCTTTGATTGGCCAGGTGGGGGGCCATGTGTGTCTGCGTTGTGTCCCAGGAGGAGAAGGGGTTACTAAAATACTATTAGGTTGAACCACATGAAATCTCCAGTTTTGTAGGTTAGAAATGGCAGACCATTGGCAGTTTCATACAATCAAACCTAAACAGTCACCAGAAAAGTAGGACGGGAAAGCTCGTAGGCCTATAAAGGCAATAGGAACCCCAATGCATCATGCAGAAGGATTTCTGAACAAGGTGATATTAGCTGAGACGTAAGGGGTGAATGGGAACTGGCCAGGGAAGACTTTGCGGTGGCAGGAGAGTAGTAGGACATGTCTCAGGTGCAGGGAACAGTTGATGCAGAAGCTATCATGAGGGGGGGCAAGGGAGGGCTTGCCACTGTGCTCTGGAGATGGAGTGCTCTGATTGAGCAAATCTGAGTCATGTGTTCAACCAAATGACAGAGTAGGAAAATGGgcttagggatgcttgggtggctcagtcagctaagcatctgccttcagttcaggtcatgatctcagggtcctgggatcaagccccacacaagggttccttgctcagtgagggggtttacttttccctctccctctgcccctctcccttccccccacttgtgtgcactctctgtctctgtctctgtctttgtctcaaataaataaaaataaaatccttaaaaaaaaaaaaagaaaaacagggttattccccaaaggaaaattGAGGAGCTTTGCCAGGAGAAGTGGAAGCTAAACagacaaaatcaaaatacatcCAGTTCAAAAATTTTTCTTAGGCCTTGGCATCTCCAAGAAGCGATTTGCAACCCTAATTCCAGCATTGCGATTGAAGAGGGCCCAATGCCAGAATTTAGATATTTCCTATATGattcaaatgtttattattaaatatatacatatttaataatgtatagtaatgtaataaatatatatatatttaataatgtaagctctacacccagcatggggtttgaactcacgaccctgagatcaagagtcatatgctttaccaactgagccagccaggcaccccatattatcaaatattaattgactacCGTCTCTAGGTTCTATGCTGGGTGTACAGAGATGGATTTGTGAGGATACACCTGGCTGCTAAAGACAGAAAACCCAATTAACATGACTTAAGACATTTGGTAATCTCATTTAACAAGAAGTCTAGAGTTAGGAGGTTTGGGGGTTTGGTGCAAGGGCTCATCGATATTGCCAAGGACCCAATTTCCTACTCTTTAGTTCTACGTTCCTTAGGAGAATAGCTTCATACTCTAGGCTTGTTGCCTCTTGGTCACAAAATGGCCACCACAGCTCCAGATCTCACATTCTCATACTAGTGAActaggcaggaaggaagggaacacATGGAAGAGTTTTCACTgcatgaaggaagaaaaaaattcttttttaaaaaccttttttttttttttttttaattcgtgagagacacacagagagaggcagagacagaggcagagggagaagcaggctccctgtagggagcctgatcagggactcaatcccaggactctgggatcatgacctaagcctaaggcagatgctcaaccactgagctacccaggtgccccgaaaataattctaaaataataagaGTAACAGGGGCATCTAACTCAGTatgctaagtgtctgccttcagcttaaatcatggtcccaggatcctgggattgagccctgcactgggctccccgcttggcagggagcctgcttctccctctccccttcttgtgctttctctctctcaaataataaataagatcttaaaaaaataaagcaataaacaCAAGTTTAACCCATGCCAAGAACTGTTTTAAATTCCTTACATAAATTAACTAATTTAAGAAGCCCTTCAGTTGGATGGTCATCCCAAATTGCAAGGGAATCCTGAGAAACAGGTGTcaggcaaaggagaaagaaattcatGCCATGGGCTGGGCAACTTCTATCTTTCTTGTCACTGATTTCTTTAGGCTTGGGAATGTGACTAAATTCCAGCCAATGAGGCAAGCATGCACATCCAATAGGGAGTTTCTCTGgaagtttttctttgcttttattttatttatttatttatttatttatttatttatttatttatttttattaaaaattttttaaaaaaatattttattttagggcagcctgggtgtctcaacgctttagctctgccttcggtgcagggcgtgatcctggagacctgggatcgagttccacgtcaggctccctgcatggagcctgcttctccctctgcctgtgtctctgcttctctctgtctctctctgtgtctctcatgaataaataaagtcttaaaaaataaaaaaaaattaaaaagattttattttattcattcaagacagacacacagagaggcagagacaggcagagggagaagcaggttccctgcagggagcccgatgtgggactcgatcccaggaccctaggatcacaacctgagccgaaggcagatgctcaaccactgagccaaccagccaATAGCCAACCCTATTTTAttggcttaaaaaatattttatttacttatttgaaaaagagagaaagagtgcaggcaagcagggggaggggcagagggagagggagagaaagaatcccaagcagactccgagcAAAAGAGGATCCTGAGgcagagctcgatcccacaaccccaagatcactacctgagccaaagtcaagagccCGTagttaactgactgtgccacccaggtgccctggttttcGTTGCTTTTGAAAACTgtggaagaggggcacctgggtgacttgtcctctttaacttctttcaaaatcattttcttttttaaagattttatttattcatgagagacacacaaagagaggcagaggcataggcagagggagaagcgggctccatgcaggagcctgatgtgggacttgatcccaggactccaggatcaggccctaggctgaaggcagatgcttaaccactgagctactcaggcatcccaagcacccaactcttgatttgagctcaggtagTGATGTCTGGGTTGTGGGCGTGAGCTGGGCATTGGGATTCCAACTCAGCCAAGagttggcttctttccctttccctctgccccttcccccactcacactctctttccctatctctgtatataaataaataaataactctttaaacaaaacaaaactctggaaGGAGGATCAGGGTCCCAGACACTGGAGCAGAGGCAAGATATTCACATTGAGCCTTGTCCAAATTCGTGACCCACAGAATCTATGAGCAGGATAAAATGGttgtcctttcatttatttatttatttatttatttatttatttatttatttatttatttattattattttttggttgtcCTTTTATTGCATTAAATCTGAGGTGGTTGGTTGTAACAGCTGGAGCTGTGGTTGCCATTTTGAGACCATGAGGCAGCCAGCATAAGAATCAGTCAACAGAAAGAATTTGGTTCCCAATGCCATTATTTGGATAATGAATTAACCAGTTCTAGAACAGCCCGGCCTACTGACATTTTTTGTTATGCGtgataataaattcatttttgctttaccCATTTGAGTTGGGTTTCTGATACTCATTATAGGATAAAGCATCTTGATTGATATAGACCTCCATCTGTCCTAGGTACCCATGGAGAAGAGCGATGTCCAGTTCACACAAGTAGGGATAGACAGAGAGGCATAtaagcatgtgcacacatgcacacagaactGCACACATATGAATTTGCCTTTATGCATCTGGTATCAGACTCAGGTTCAGGTAGACCCTCACTTaaatctgtacacacacacagtcacagacGTCaggtacacatatatatacacagccCGTTCTGCATTTTACTGACATCACAGATGCCAACACTCAGTCACAGACTCACAATTGTACACACACTCAAGAATTCACCtatcccagggacacctgggtggctcagtggtttgagcacctgcctttgacccagggcgtgatcctggggtcccaggatcaagtcccacatcaggctccctgcatggagcctgcttctctctctgcctgtgtctctgtctctctctgtgtctctcatgaataaataaaatcttacaaaaaaaaaaaaaaaaagaattcccccATTCCAGAAGGTTCCAATTCCTTATGGTTTATATGcacaaaaaaaagtataaaagtagaaaaacaaggATTAGTTTTGGAGCTAGGTCAGTACTACAGCTCCATAAATAAGGGGTGAGAGGAAATAACTTAGGGTAGACCTGGGGTTTCATGCATAAATAAGGGGAGGGTCCTGGTCCTTAGACACACAGGTCTCCAACGGCGACACATTCCAGGTCCTTTTTGAGGAGGCGGAAGAGGTTGAAGAGGACAGAGGCTTCGAGGCAGCCTTGAGACTCCTGTGATAGGGGAACATGGTTGTCATTGCTGTGCATCCACCCGTCCCTTACCCAGGGCCCAGGCATCCATCCCCCTCTCGAGTCACTCACCTTCTTTGAGGCCTCATGGAGCCGATGCAGCCAGGGGTGGAGGCGGCCTCGGGGCTGGGGGCCTGCTGGGGGCTGAGCCTTGACCCGTGGGCCGAGGAGGGTGGTGTgtgaggcagggcctggggcggCGGGGTGAGGTCCCCTATGCCCAGAACCCACAGACAGGGCCCGGGTGCCCCGAGCACTCACACAGGCCTGGAGCTGGGAGTGGATGTGGCGCAGCGTGTGAAGGGGCTGGTCCAGGATGTCCCCCAAGGACCTGTCAGCCATGGTCTCCAGGACCTTCAGTGTCAAGGCCAGCTCAGCCTCCAAGGCCACAGGGCGCTCCCACACCTGAGGAGTGGTGACAAAGAACAGGCGAGGCGGAAAGGTGAGGAAGTATAGGCAAGAAGAAGGCCCCATTAAGTGGAGACaggttggggatgcctgggtggctcagtggttgagcggctgctttcggctcagggcatgatcctagggtcctaggatcaagtcccgtattggactccctgaagggaacctgcttctccctctgcctgtgtctctgcctctctctcggtgtctttcatgaataaataaataaaatcttaaaaaagaatgggGACAGGTTGGGAGTGCAGGTGATATGTGACACAGAATGGGAACAGGTGATGGGTCAGGtgaaagggaggcaggaggagggaaggcatGAGGAAAGATGCAGATGAAGGATACAGGTGAGGTGGAAACCCAAGGCAAGACACAGGTGAAAGAGTGAAATGGGACAAGTGGAAGGTGGCTCAGGGGGTCACAGAAGTTTGAAAAGACAGGACAGGGAAGCATGAAATGAGACAGGTTAAGGAAGCAGGTGGAGGAGGACAGTTGGATGCATagtgaagaaggaaggaggcGTGGACTCTGGGAAAGATCCTTGGATGACAGATGATGGGGGGCACAGGTGAGAGTCAGTGGTGAGGAGgacaggtgggaggggaggaggagcgaATCAGCATTGAGAGTAGACAGTGACAAGCCGGCCACGGCAAAGGACTTGGGTGGGAGATGGCCccgggagagagaagagaaaaacaagaagcaaTTAGGTAATAGTGGAAGTAATGGGGACAAGTGAAAGAGATAGGGAtgtggggagagacagaaaggcaatAGAAAGGGCCCTAAGGGAGGGATAGGGTCAGGGGAGCAGTTGAGGAAGGacagggagtggggcagaggacTGGCAAGTTGAGactagaaagagagggagaggaacaggtgAGATTAAGGCGGTGAAGGGCCACTTAGGGAGCGAGGGAGAGGGGCCAGGTGAGGGTAAAAGTGACCTCACTTCCAGCTCACCTGTAGCTGTCTCAGGTCCCGGTTTCTAGGGAAGAGGCGGGAGTTGCAACTCCAGTTTTTTAGTGAATATTCCTAGAGAGTAAGAGCAGAGGTTAGCCCACAATGGGGGTAGGGGGGGCGGTCTGGAGGCTAGCCCAGAGCAGCAGGGATGAAGGTTGGCCTTGCAGGAGGGCTTGGGTTTAATCCACAGCAGAAAGGACAGAGGTTACCCATAGCTGAGAAGCTAGAGGCTAGCCCACAGCAGGAGGATGGAGGTCGGCCCAGGCCCACAGTCCCAAGGCAGCAGCTGGTCCAAAGCAGGAGGAGTAGAGGTTAATCCATAACAATGGGGACTCACCAAAGCATCCTTGGCCTTCTTGAAAGCCTCCAGCTCCCTTGGTGACAGAGATTTGAACCTGCCAATGTCACAGCCCCTCCAGGCCGTGGTGGGCTTGGAAGTGGGGACAGGGCCTGCTCTGGCCAAGCTCAGGCCTGCAGTCACTAGCACCAGCACCCATGCAATGGCCATGGTCAGATGGTAACTGCTTTCCTGGCTGCATGGCTCTGCTTTTTAGCCAGGCTAAATGAGCAATCTTGGCTGATGTGTGTAAAGTGAAAAGGCAAATGAAATTGCGATTTTCACAATCACAGGTGTGGGTGGGGCCAGATGAGCCTGGAGCTGgcccaaaaggaaagagaaactgaaattcCAGCCCAGGAGCGATCTTAAGGAGTCTCAGACCTAGTTTAGGGGTTCCCAGAATTTGGGGAATCCACTGAATGAGGCCAAGGCAGGTAGAGGGATAGGAAGCCATCACAGCAGGGCAGGGACTGGGGCAGGGCGTGTGCGGTGAGGCTGCTTGGATGCGAGAGAGGGAGCTTCCCCCCATCGGTTTAAGCTTGTTCTGGGAACTCATTTTATGCTCTGAACATTCCCGTGGGTTGTTAATTTTGTGGTTGTCCCCATTTTACCAtccagaaaactgaggcacaggaaaggaagaaatgacctGCCTGAGATCCCACAGCTGGGTCATGGCTGAGCTGCGTTCTGAACGGAGTCTCGTCTGCTTTCCCCCATTCTATAAACAGCCAGAGGAGAAGACGGGAACCTTTGGGAGTCACAGCCAGCAGCTCTCCTGTCTCTCCTTCTGGGTAGCATGAAAGGGCAGGGAACTCCTCGTTTGCTGGGGGCCAGAGAACTTGCTCGGGACCGGAGGGGCTGCCTGGGGAGAAGGCAGTGTGGAGGGCTTCCAGAAGGCAGACAGAGTCTGGTTGCCTTGTTATCATCACCCCCCAAGGTAATAATAATTGTGTAGCAGGTAGGGAATTGCTTTGATGTGCAGGcacttcatattttttcattcctttattttttttcttggccctTAGGTGCAGAGAGTTATTAATCATACTCTTCAGATTATAACATAGAATCACAATTGGCCCATGAAAGACTCTCTAAGGTTCTCCCCCACCTTTCCCGTACCCgttcctcactcccaccccacctACCCACAGGTACCCACTTTAATGCACTTGCTATATAGCTGCAAAGATGTATCTTTATAATTTgtgattttgtgtgtgtacatgtatttcCAATCTATATAAATGGGATTGtgttataaatttccttctaactcttcctttaaaaaaaatagcagtgtGTTTCTGAGGTCTCTCCAGATAGTGGTATACACCGAGTCCTCTGTAACTGCTACATTATATTGCATGGTGTGCCCACAGCCCTCTTACTTATCTACTGCCCCagtgatggacacttaggttgtctTTAGCTCCCCATCACCATAAGGCTCATACATATCCTCTTAGTGGGAGGTTTTCTAGGATATACCATAGCACCCCAGTTGGTGCCCCCCACCATATCCCCTCAGCTCATTTTTTTCACTCACTTGTAGATCTGGTGGGTAGCTCTTGAACACCTTGACAGCTTCTCACCTTATATGCCTGtaatctttcttctccttctgcggTCTTTCTCCTGCCCGCCGGCAGAACAGACTGGAAGGGCCAGGATTAATTCTCCCAAGGGGCAATCTTCTACCAGGGAGTGTTAGGAGctggtgaataaatattttttcttccctttttcttagtGGTTGATTCTAAGGTGTGTTCTGCATGACTCCTCAAGTGCCTGGAGGGTCCCGCCCAGTAGGAATGAGCTCTAGTTGCTCATAACAGTCACCCTTTCAGGGCTGGGACTAGCGTGGGAAAACAGGGTGGCTGGGGGATCACTCTCAGTTTTAGGCAAATGCGCTGGTGCCTGGCTTGCCTCATAGTAGCCCAGACCCTGCACCATTTTTGGCTTTTTCCCCTTCAGTCCCAATTTCCTTGCTGACTTGTGTTTCCTGGGGCTACCTCCCAGATAAACCCTCTGTCCCCTTGGATTAGGGCATGCTTTTGGGAGACTCCAAATTAAGACATATATTCAGAGTAGCATTTCTGGGGCACAGGGTATACCTGAACTTATATTGTCTGGTTGGCACTgttcaatagaactttctgcaaggTTGGATGTGTTCTgtctgtgctgtccaatacagtAACCACCAGCCACATGGGGCTATTTAGTGCTTAACATTTGGctagtgggggatccctgggtggcgcagcggtttggcgcctgcctttggcccagggcgcgatcctggagacccgggatcgaatcccacatcgggatcctgatgcatggagcctgcttctccctctgcctatgtctctgcctctctctctctctctctgtgactatcataaataaataaaaattaaaaaaaattaaaaaaaaaccatttggCTAGTGGGGTTTTCTTTcgtttttctttaattcattaattaaattattttttaaagatcttatttatttatttgacagagagctctcatgtgagtgggggaggggagagggagagggaatctcaagccgACCAGAGGGCAGAACCCAAGGCAGAGCTCCATCCCACGACCGCAAGATAACATCCTATGCCCAAAtaaagagtccaatgctcaactgactaagccacgcaggtgcccctcatttttctttaatttaaattgaattgttGTATGTGGCTGGTGACTACCACAATAAGCAGTGCAGTCCTAAATACTCATCTATTGCTTTCCCAAATAGTTGCAACTGCATCCCTCACTCCAGAAGTGCTCCAGAGTTCCAATATCCAGGCATTAATAGGACCTCCTCAACACTTGGCTCTGATCTAAATGATGAGGCCATGGGCTTTGATTATGAGCCTGATGCAAAATAGATGAGAGTTGTGACATTGTAGGAAGAGTAAATTGCATGTGGAAACAATGTAAATACTTTGCAGTCAGAAGGAAGACTGCAATAGTTTGGACACAGGTCTTCAAAACCTTTGAAATGTTTCTGTTCCCTTCCCTTGAATCTGGGTTGGCCTTAGTAGCTCATGTATAGCCATAGGTGCTGCATGACCTCTGAGTCTAAGTCAAAAAAAGCCATTTTGGTTGGTTTTCTTGAGACTCTCACTCAGGAGGAAGGCTAGCTGTCATGTGAGGATGACCACCTTGTGACCACCATGCTCCCAACTTCATTAGGCATCAACTGCCAGCCACGTGGATAAGCTATCTCAGACATCTAGCCCAGCTCTCAGTTCCCTGAAACTATGGTTGGGGCTCATCACCAGCAATCCCCACCCCATCAAGAGCCCTAACGCCATTTTACAATAACTATATGACAGATTATTCAAAACTCTAAAAATTGTGATTGAGCCACTTTGCAAAGTGAGTGGTACTGGGGATGTGTAAACAGAGCTCTGATTATTGCCCCAGCAGTACCACGTTTAAAAAGgaattataggggcacctgggtagctcagtcggttaatcatctgctttcagctcaggtcatgatctcgggaccctgggatggagtgcCACGTTGGGCTTCTCTGctgatccccctgcttgtgctctttctctctctctctctctctctctctgtcaaataaagaaataaaatcttaaaaaaataaaaaaaaaaagaatttcagtctCACAATACCCTAAACATCCAGGgtacaagagaaaataatttattatactcaatatttcaaaaatcaggaaaatctTAAATAGAATGGAAAAAGCCAATAAGTAGATGCTAACACCAAGATGATATAGATAATGAAATTTTCtgacaagaattttaaagtaatttgtaAAAATGCTTCAAGGAGCAGTCATGAACCCTCttgaaaaaatttattatttttttttcgagaaaaaatgtaaaaatacagagtcttaggagcacctgggtggctcagtcagttaagcatccaaatcttaattttggctcaggtcatgatctcagagttgtgagatcaagcctcttGTCAGGCTcaatgctaggcatggagcctacttaagattctctccctctctccttctgcacccccctCCAAAAAATATAGTCTCAGAAAGAATTAGAAGACAAATAGCTGgatggaaaatttatttatttattttttaaagatttatttatttatatttatgatagacacagagagagagagaaagaggcagaggagggagaagcaggctccttgccaggggcccgacgtgggactcgatcccgggactccaggatcgcgccctgggccaaaggcaggcgccaaaccgctgagccacccagggatcccctggatggaaaatatagaactgaaaatacaataactgaaataaaactcATTGGAAGAAGCTTATTCTTCTCCATGGAAGAATGGATATGAGAGGAAAAAGCTGGTGATCTGATAATAGCTCAATAGAAATGATCCActctggggcaccttggtggctcagttggttaagcatctgcctttagctcaggtcatgatcttagagtcctgagatccagccctgcattgggcttcccacttactggggagtcttcttgagattctctttccctctccttctgtccctcccccagcttgcacCTTCCCCacactcaaataagtaaaaatctttaaaaagaaaagaaaagaagtcatcCACTCTGAACAACAGGGAATAAATAGATCGAAGTCTACACAAAagataagtagattttttttttatttatttaaaaggtacCTCTTTAGACAAAAGGAGCTTCAGGGACTTTTGGGACAATAACAAAATATCTAATATTCACATCATTGAAGTTCCAggaggagaacagagagaaaaaaaaattggggcacttgggtggctcagccgattCAACATCTGCCTCCCgctggagtcatgatctcagagtcctgggactgagcccaaatggggctccctgctcagtgtggagtatgcttctccctctccctctgctgctgcccctgcttgtgtgttctctctctctctctctcaaataaataaataaaatcttaaaaagtatatttgaagaaaggg from Canis lupus dingo isolate Sandy chromosome 1, ASM325472v2, whole genome shotgun sequence encodes the following:
- the LOC112643898 gene encoding interferon lambda-1-like, translating into MAIAWVLVLVTAGLSLARAGPVPTSKPTTAWRGCDIGRFKSLSPRELEAFKKAKDALEYSLKNWSCNSRLFPRNRDLRQLQVWERPVALEAELALTLKVLETMADRSLGDILDQPLHTLRHIHSQLQACVSAQPPAGPQPRGRLHPWLHRLHEASKKESQGCLEASVLFNLFRLLKKDLECVAVGDLCV